In Mobula hypostoma chromosome 18, sMobHyp1.1, whole genome shotgun sequence, one genomic interval encodes:
- the LOC134358426 gene encoding neuronal acetylcholine receptor subunit beta-4-like, whose product MNHLLNPERYNKLIRPAKNNSELVTIVFQVSLAQLINVNEREQVMTTNVWLKQEWVDYRLRWNPEEFEGISKLRINSKLIWLPDIVLYNNADGTYEISLYTNAIIWNNGSIYWLPPAIYKSACKIEVKHFPFDQQNCTMKFRSWTYDHTEIDLVPKTASASMDDFTASGEWDIVSLPGRRNTNPMDPSYIDVTYDFIIKRKPLFYTINLIIPCILITSLAILVFYLPSDCGEKMTLCISVLLALTVFLLLISKIVPPTSLDVPLIGKYLMFTMVLVTFSIVTSVCVLNIHHRSPSTHTMPQWVKIMFLERLPTLLFIKRPQNNCNKQKSTHHRKNNLSAAQTNPEENTIHSTFFINPTPSKVYDLNVIEAPDGFSCRQDLRLRTSAKLSLELQEAIEGVKFIADHVKTDDENQSVNEDWKYVAMVVDRLFLWIFIVVCILGTVGLFLQPFCEAHHH is encoded by the exons AACGAACGCGAACAGGTAATGACGACGAATGTTTGGTTAAAACAG GAGTGGGTGGATTACCGGCTCAGGTGGAACCCCGAGGAGTTTGAAGGGATCAGCAAGCTAAGGATCAACTCCAAGCTCATCTGGCTGCCAGACATCGTCCTGTATAACAA TGCAGATGGAACCTATGAAATCTCCCTGTACACCAACGCCATCATTTGGAACAATGGGAGCATCTACTGGCTGCCACCTGCCATCTACAAGAGCGCCTGCAAGATCGAAGTGAAGCATTTCCCCTTCGACCAGCAGAACTGCACCATGAAATTCAGGTCCTGGACCTACGACCACACAGAAATAGATCTCGTCCCCAAAACCGCCAGTGCAAGCATGGATGATTTCACGGCCAGCGGGGAGTGGGACATCGTGTCACTACCAGGCAGAAGGAACACAAATCCAATGGACCCATCATATATTGACGTGACGTACGACTTCATCATTAAGAGGAAACCTCTCTTTTACACCATCAACCTGATAATACCATGTATACTGATAACCTCGCTAGCTATTCTAGTGTTTTACCTGCCATCAGACTGCGGTGAGAAAATGACCTTGTGTATCTCTGTGTTACTGGCTCTCACTGTGTTTCTGTTGTTGATCTCTAAGATCGTCCCACCAACCTCCTTAGATGTCCCACTAATTGGGAAGTACCTCATGTTCACTATGGTCCTGGTGACATTTTCTATAGTGACCAGTGTCTGCGTGCTGAACATTCACCACCGTTCCCCCAGCACGCACACCATGCCCCAGTGGGTGAAGATCATGTTCCTCGAGAGGCTTCCAACCCTGCTGTTTATTAAAAGGCCTCAAAACAACTGCAATAAACAAAAGTCGACCCATCACAGGAAGAACAATCTCTCTGCTGCTCAGACAAATCCAGAAGAGAACACCATACACTCGACCTTCTTTATCAACCCAACGCCTTCCAAAGTCTATGACCTGAATGTGATAGAGGCACCTGACGGATTTAGTTGCCGACAAGACTTGAGACTAAGAACTTCTGCAAAACTTTCCCTGGAGCTGCAGGAAGCCATCGAAGGGGTGAAATTCATTGCAGACCATGTGAAAACTGACGATGAGAATCAGAGC GTAAATGAAGACTGGAAGTATGTAGCGATGGTGGTGGACCGGCTGTTCCTCTGGATCTTCATTGTGGTTTGCATTTTGGGGACAGTTGGATTATTTCTGCAACCGTTCTGTGAAGCACACCACCACTGA